In Sebaldella sp. S0638, the following are encoded in one genomic region:
- a CDS encoding N-acetylmuramoyl-L-alanine amidase produces the protein MRKVMKTAFLLIMIMGNTVMCMGNTGEKAKENITSFFENTDSLKVTNPLVSESKNTGSTKESICLDPGHQRKGNNGKEEIAPGSSTTKPKVSSGTSGVATKKDEYVLTLEIGMKLKEKLESEGYNVIMTRETHDVNISNKERSIMTNKAGCSLYIRLHADGSENRNASGVSVLTSSSKNQYTQKVQASSDRFSKIILEETLKSTGAKSRGVSYRDDLTGTNWSTITNTLVEMGFMSNPEEDRKLSTPEYQNKIVNGIVNGVNRYLKEK, from the coding sequence ATGAGAAAAGTTATGAAAACAGCATTTTTACTGATTATGATCATGGGAAATACTGTAATGTGCATGGGAAACACAGGAGAAAAAGCAAAAGAAAATATAACTTCTTTTTTTGAAAATACTGACAGCCTGAAAGTGACAAATCCTCTGGTAAGTGAAAGTAAAAATACCGGAAGCACTAAAGAAAGCATCTGTCTGGATCCCGGTCATCAGAGAAAAGGCAATAACGGAAAAGAGGAAATAGCCCCTGGTTCAAGCACTACCAAGCCGAAAGTTTCTTCTGGAACTTCAGGAGTGGCTACAAAAAAAGATGAGTATGTACTTACTCTTGAAATTGGAATGAAATTAAAGGAAAAGCTTGAGTCAGAAGGGTATAATGTAATAATGACAAGAGAAACACATGATGTAAATATAAGTAACAAGGAAAGATCAATTATGACTAATAAAGCCGGGTGTTCTCTTTATATCAGACTGCATGCCGACGGATCGGAAAATAGAAATGCATCTGGTGTATCCGTACTTACTTCATCTTCTAAAAATCAGTATACACAAAAGGTACAGGCTTCAAGCGACAGATTTTCAAAGATAATATTGGAAGAAACACTGAAATCCACAGGAGCCAAAAGCAGAGGAGTAAGCTACAGAGATGATCTTACAGGGACAAACTGGTCAACAATAACAAATACACTTGTTGAAATGGGCTTTATGTCTAATCCAGAAGAGGACAGAAAACTGTCAACACCTGAATATCAGAATAAAATAGTAAATGGAATAGTAAACGGAGTAAACAGATACTTAAAAGAAAAATAG
- a CDS encoding oligosaccharide flippase family protein, with amino-acid sequence MDRKNLLKGTLVYSLSNVITKAGSIVFLPIMTRILTVDEYGIIGTLAPVTTFLTVILGLGIYNAQMKQYVVLKDDKKELGSYLFSSNFILITINAAFLLFLLTPFSESIFSRIPGLDKITYSPYVILSAAIATVNVFNILAIRFFRMQKKYTQVALGSLISFFSNYMLAIFFISRMKLGVTGYLAANLAAVLLLFLYYAKGYFSNFRLPVKAEYIKYSLKNGIPLVFIELTDQVVNLSDRLILLMFLDFKVVGYYTLAYTGGRVLSVVTGSFIDSWTPEFYEIMSSDREDKNVTGILEEFIAILTVVCVFAQIFSPELIMMIFPAKFYNAIAFMPVILPAVVIQAFYCLDYFFHFHEESWYIIFLTLFCMIFNLVFNFMLIPVFGALTAAWTTLVAFLLRAVLEMILIRKKYNVGFNYKKLILYLIIMVNPVIIYLGSADVSIAKLLVKIVYLLIVLKLVVNKKVYSKIISMLNKIRRKFQR; translated from the coding sequence GTGGACAGAAAAAATTTATTAAAGGGAACTTTGGTTTATTCACTTTCCAATGTGATAACTAAAGCCGGATCAATAGTGTTTCTTCCTATAATGACCAGAATTCTTACAGTGGATGAATACGGTATAATAGGTACTCTGGCACCTGTGACTACATTTCTTACTGTAATTCTGGGACTTGGGATTTATAATGCCCAGATGAAACAGTATGTGGTTTTGAAAGATGATAAAAAAGAACTGGGAAGTTATCTTTTTTCTTCGAATTTTATACTTATTACAATTAATGCGGCATTTTTACTGTTTTTACTGACACCTTTTTCAGAATCCATTTTTTCTAGGATTCCTGGTCTGGATAAGATAACTTACAGCCCGTATGTAATACTGTCGGCAGCAATAGCAACAGTAAATGTATTTAATATTCTTGCCATAAGATTTTTCAGAATGCAGAAGAAATATACACAGGTAGCTTTGGGTAGTCTGATCAGCTTTTTTTCAAACTATATGCTGGCTATTTTCTTTATCAGCAGAATGAAACTCGGCGTGACAGGATATCTGGCTGCTAACCTTGCAGCTGTATTGCTTTTGTTTTTATACTATGCTAAAGGATATTTCTCTAATTTCAGGCTTCCTGTAAAGGCGGAATATATAAAGTATTCGCTGAAAAACGGTATACCTCTGGTGTTTATAGAGCTTACAGACCAGGTAGTGAATCTGAGTGACAGACTTATACTTTTGATGTTTCTGGATTTTAAGGTGGTAGGTTATTATACGCTTGCTTACACAGGGGGAAGAGTGCTTTCTGTGGTAACAGGTTCGTTTATTGACAGCTGGACACCTGAATTTTATGAAATAATGAGCAGTGACAGGGAAGATAAGAATGTAACAGGAATACTCGAGGAGTTTATAGCAATTCTTACAGTAGTGTGTGTATTTGCACAGATTTTTTCTCCTGAGCTGATAATGATGATTTTCCCTGCGAAATTCTATAATGCCATAGCATTTATGCCGGTAATTCTTCCGGCTGTGGTAATTCAGGCTTTTTATTGCCTTGATTACTTTTTCCATTTTCATGAGGAAAGCTGGTATATCATTTTTCTTACACTTTTCTGCATGATTTTTAATCTTGTGTTTAACTTTATGCTGATACCGGTATTTGGTGCATTAACAGCAGCATGGACTACACTTGTGGCATTTTTGCTGAGAGCTGTACTGGAAATGATACTTATAAGGAAAAAATATAATGTAGGTTTTAATTATAAAAAATTGATTTTATATCTTATTATTATGGTAAATCCTGTTATTATCTATCTGGGATCTGCCGATGTAAGTATTGCGAAGCTTTTGGTAAAGATAGTTTATCTGCTTATTGTGCTGAAATTAGTAGTAAACAAAAAAGTATACAGCAAAATAATCAGTATGCTGAATAAAATACGAAGAAAATTTCAGAGATAA
- a CDS encoding glycosyltransferase family 2 protein: MEYKFTVFTPTYNRAGLLTELYESLKLETYKNFEWLIIDDGSADNTEETVKNFQKENILKINYIKKENGGKQRAYNLAVENAKGELFICLDSDDKYISEGLEIILKYWEEYGTREDIAGMGYLSVYPDGKIIGKKFPEDIMIANQFDIYYKYKVSGDKGLMFRTKILKEYRFPEIDGEKFVTEAVVYNRISRKYSILYINKEIEIKQYHEDGLTSGYNRLLMNNPKGSALYHNERNFFKMSFKDKILNNAVYYKFSRTAGESLKKIFLDSNAVFYLILALPIGEYMFRRAKKNIGR; this comes from the coding sequence ATGGAATATAAATTCACTGTTTTTACTCCGACATATAACAGGGCAGGGTTATTAACAGAATTATACGAATCATTGAAACTGGAAACATATAAAAATTTTGAGTGGCTTATAATAGACGATGGTTCTGCGGATAACACAGAGGAAACAGTTAAAAATTTTCAAAAAGAAAATATACTAAAAATAAATTATATAAAAAAAGAAAACGGCGGAAAGCAGAGAGCATATAATCTTGCTGTGGAAAATGCAAAAGGAGAGCTTTTTATCTGCCTTGATTCTGATGATAAATATATTTCCGAAGGACTGGAAATAATACTAAAATACTGGGAAGAATATGGGACAAGGGAAGATATCGCCGGTATGGGATATTTATCAGTTTATCCCGACGGAAAAATAATCGGGAAAAAGTTTCCCGAAGATATTATGATTGCAAATCAGTTTGACATATATTATAAATATAAAGTGTCAGGTGATAAAGGTCTTATGTTCAGGACAAAGATACTGAAAGAATACAGGTTTCCCGAAATAGACGGGGAAAAATTCGTTACAGAGGCAGTGGTTTATAACAGAATATCAAGAAAGTACAGTATTTTATATATAAATAAAGAGATAGAGATAAAGCAGTACCACGAAGACGGGCTTACCAGCGGCTATAACAGACTTTTGATGAACAATCCCAAAGGGAGCGCTCTCTATCATAATGAAAGAAATTTTTTTAAGATGTCATTCAAGGACAAAATATTAAATAATGCTGTTTATTATAAGTTTTCAAGAACAGCTGGGGAAAGTTTGAAAAAAATATTCTTAGATTCAAATGCGGTGTTTTATCTGATTCTGGCTCTGCCAATAGGGGAATATATGTTTCGGAGAGCTAAGAAAAACATTGGAAGGTAA
- a CDS encoding KpsF/GutQ family sugar-phosphate isomerase, with amino-acid sequence MMDKSLTEAKRVFEAEIEELVKVKDRLDENFSKMVDMIYESEGKVVITGIGKSGHIGKKISATLASTGTNSVFINAAEALHGDLGVIKKGDIVLAISNSGNSDEISNILPSIRRIGADIIAFTGNKISALGKEADLIVNIAIDKEACPMGLAPMTSATVTLVMGDALAAALMQKRNFKPENYAVYHPGGSLGRRLLLKVRDLMHKNDELPKLTKDTHIDTVLMELTKKKMGAVCIAENDRLVGIITEGDIRRALAHKEKFFDYTAEDVMTKNPIYVTPEIQAIEALEKMEARESQITVLPVVDNDKLVGIIRIHDLLYLR; translated from the coding sequence ATAATGGATAAAAGTCTTACAGAAGCAAAAAGAGTTTTTGAAGCTGAAATAGAAGAGCTTGTAAAAGTAAAAGACAGACTTGATGAAAATTTTTCAAAAATGGTAGACATGATTTATGAATCAGAAGGGAAAGTAGTAATCACAGGAATTGGAAAGTCAGGACACATAGGAAAGAAAATATCAGCTACTCTGGCTTCTACAGGAACAAATTCGGTATTTATAAATGCAGCTGAGGCACTTCACGGAGACCTCGGGGTTATTAAAAAAGGAGATATAGTATTAGCCATTTCAAACAGCGGTAATTCTGATGAAATCTCTAATATACTTCCTTCTATAAGAAGAATAGGCGCAGATATAATAGCTTTTACAGGGAATAAAATTTCCGCTTTGGGAAAAGAAGCCGATTTAATAGTAAATATAGCAATAGATAAGGAAGCATGCCCGATGGGACTTGCTCCTATGACATCGGCTACAGTAACACTGGTAATGGGAGATGCACTTGCTGCGGCGTTAATGCAGAAAAGAAACTTTAAGCCGGAGAATTATGCTGTATATCACCCGGGAGGAAGTCTCGGAAGAAGACTGCTTCTGAAAGTAAGAGACCTTATGCACAAAAATGACGAGCTTCCAAAGCTGACAAAAGATACTCATATAGATACAGTCCTTATGGAACTTACAAAGAAAAAAATGGGTGCTGTATGTATAGCAGAAAATGACAGACTTGTGGGGATTATCACTGAAGGTGACATAAGACGTGCTTTGGCACATAAAGAGAAATTTTTTGATTACACAGCAGAAGATGTAATGACTAAAAATCCTATTTATGTAACACCTGAAATACAGGCAATAGAAGCACTGGAAAAGATGGAAGCAAGAGAAAGCCAGATAACGGTACTTCCTGTAGTGGATAATGACAAGCTTGTGGGAATAATAAGAATACATGATTTATTATACTTAAGATAG
- a CDS encoding DUF305 domain-containing protein, translating into MKKLILIISAVTISANISAAAMDSHNGNHDMTGPSMNTNYDSHYLAIIPVFDVMAPVEVLASQKFRNYSDYEKFAHDTMMGDNSAYLTTDTGNIFAVYMTLHHEAAIITSAGIKNITTDPKVTALADKIIKAQSSEVQEMQALIRSDSLTGNDSDSFQKNMNTIMDNMMKKMDMPTGKLTADQSTELFLKNMIVHHEGAVEMAKAYLKIGKNKKLINISKNILATQPKEIKEMQELLKK; encoded by the coding sequence ATGAAAAAACTAATTTTAATTATTTCTGCGGTAACTATTTCTGCTAATATTTCTGCAGCCGCAATGGATTCACATAATGGAAACCATGATATGACAGGCCCTTCCATGAATACAAACTACGACTCTCATTATCTCGCAATCATACCGGTATTTGACGTAATGGCACCTGTAGAGGTTCTTGCATCGCAAAAATTTCGAAATTATTCTGATTATGAAAAATTTGCCCATGATACTATGATGGGGGATAACAGTGCTTACCTTACCACTGACACAGGAAATATCTTTGCTGTTTATATGACCCTTCACCATGAAGCTGCTATTATCACCAGTGCCGGAATAAAGAATATAACCACTGATCCAAAAGTCACAGCACTTGCAGACAAAATTATCAAAGCACAAAGTTCTGAAGTTCAGGAAATGCAGGCTCTTATTCGTTCTGATTCACTTACAGGAAATGACAGCGATTCTTTTCAAAAGAATATGAATACTATTATGGACAATATGATGAAAAAAATGGATATGCCCACAGGTAAGCTCACTGCTGATCAGTCTACAGAACTTTTCCTGAAAAATATGATTGTTCATCATGAAGGTGCTGTGGAAATGGCGAAAGCATATTTAAAAATCGGAAAAAACAAAAAACTTATTAATATCTCAAAAAACATACTGGCTACACAGCCTAAAGAAATCAAAGAAATGCAGGAACTTTTAAAGAAATAA
- a CDS encoding type I phosphomannose isomerase catalytic subunit, with the protein MLYPLRFKKVFIDKIWGGDALENVLGMDIPNGRKIGESWEISAHPHGMSIVENGELAGKTLQEVLNEYKGELVGEKVYSEYKELFPLLIKYLDVNDRLSIQVHPSDEYAMKHENELGKSESWYVIEASDDAKLILGMKDGMTKEKFVEKAKKNDFDDMFDVKAVKQGDFIDINPGTVHASLEGSVLIAEIQENSDVTYRIYDFDREENGVKRELHIDKAAEVIDFGMKVNIISGNLSGSETEKRLVEKKYYTIDKIKINDTNKEDVNQGSMIIYSILDGKGKIKYENGELIIKKGESILVPVNVKVNIEGNLELLRTII; encoded by the coding sequence TTGTTATATCCGTTAAGATTTAAAAAAGTTTTTATAGACAAAATCTGGGGTGGGGATGCTTTGGAAAATGTATTGGGGATGGATATTCCCAACGGCAGAAAAATTGGTGAATCATGGGAGATAAGCGCACATCCGCACGGAATGAGCATAGTGGAAAACGGCGAGCTTGCAGGGAAAACACTGCAGGAAGTGCTGAATGAATACAAGGGCGAGCTTGTAGGGGAAAAAGTATACAGCGAGTATAAAGAATTATTTCCGCTTTTGATAAAGTATCTTGACGTAAATGACAGACTTTCTATACAGGTTCACCCAAGCGACGAGTATGCTATGAAACATGAAAATGAACTGGGAAAAAGCGAATCATGGTATGTAATAGAAGCAAGTGATGATGCTAAGCTGATTTTGGGAATGAAAGACGGAATGACTAAAGAGAAGTTCGTAGAGAAAGCTAAGAAAAATGACTTCGATGATATGTTTGACGTAAAAGCCGTGAAACAGGGAGACTTTATAGATATTAATCCGGGGACAGTGCATGCGTCGCTGGAAGGAAGTGTACTTATAGCCGAGATTCAGGAAAATTCAGATGTTACATACAGAATTTATGATTTTGACAGAGAAGAAAACGGTGTAAAAAGAGAACTGCATATTGATAAAGCAGCAGAAGTAATAGATTTTGGAATGAAAGTAAATATTATTTCCGGTAATCTTTCGGGTTCTGAAACTGAAAAAAGACTGGTAGAGAAAAAATACTATACTATTGATAAAATAAAAATAAATGATACAAATAAGGAAGATGTTAATCAGGGAAGTATGATAATTTACTCGATTCTTGACGGTAAGGGAAAAATAAAATATGAGAATGGAGAGCTTATTATAAAAAAAGGAGAATCTATTCTTGTTCCTGTGAATGTAAAAGTAAATATTGAAGGAAATCTGGAACTGCTTAGAACGATAATCTAA
- a CDS encoding mannose-1-phosphate guanylyltransferase — protein sequence MEKIALIMAGGSGTRFWPLSTEDKPKQFLDLVSEKSMIRETIERIVKIIPFEKIFIATNIKYLENIKKEIPEIPEENIILEPTARDTAACIAYAGLVIRKKYPDSIMAVLPSDHLIKKEDEFLQSLKNAFEKAESDHIITLGIKPTYPETGYGYIEYKKNSADEGICSVKSFREKPNFETAEKYIEKGNFLWNSGMFIWKTDLIIDEIKKYMPSHKIVLEEMEEKLKDEDFSGIELSDYVKEIFCKFEKISIDFGVMEKSRLVKVIPIDIGWNDVGSFKSLEEVFPQDKDGNIIREEKEGTYYELDSEDNIIINKEDKIIATIGLEHFVVVNTGDALLICHKDKTQEIKKMMDKINK from the coding sequence ATGGAAAAAATAGCTTTAATAATGGCCGGAGGTTCCGGTACGAGATTCTGGCCGTTATCAACAGAGGATAAACCTAAACAGTTTCTGGACTTGGTATCTGAAAAATCAATGATCAGGGAAACTATAGAAAGAATTGTGAAGATTATTCCTTTTGAAAAAATATTTATAGCAACAAATATCAAATATCTGGAAAATATAAAGAAAGAAATACCGGAAATACCAGAAGAAAATATAATACTGGAGCCGACGGCACGTGATACGGCAGCATGTATAGCATATGCAGGGCTTGTAATCAGGAAAAAATATCCTGACAGTATTATGGCGGTACTTCCTTCGGATCACCTTATAAAAAAAGAGGATGAGTTTCTTCAAAGTCTGAAAAATGCCTTTGAAAAAGCAGAATCTGATCATATAATAACTCTGGGAATAAAGCCGACATATCCTGAAACAGGTTACGGCTACATAGAATATAAAAAGAATAGTGCAGATGAAGGAATATGCAGCGTGAAATCTTTCAGGGAAAAACCGAATTTTGAAACTGCGGAGAAATACATAGAAAAAGGAAATTTTCTGTGGAACAGCGGGATGTTCATATGGAAAACCGATCTGATAATTGATGAAATAAAAAAATATATGCCTTCTCATAAAATAGTACTGGAAGAGATGGAGGAAAAGCTCAAAGACGAAGATTTTTCCGGTATAGAATTAAGTGATTATGTAAAGGAAATTTTCTGTAAATTTGAAAAAATATCCATAGACTTCGGAGTCATGGAAAAATCAAGGCTTGTAAAGGTAATTCCTATAGATATAGGATGGAATGACGTGGGAAGCTTTAAGTCTCTTGAAGAGGTCTTTCCGCAGGATAAGGACGGAAATATAATAAGGGAAGAAAAAGAGGGGACTTATTATGAGCTTGATTCAGAGGATAATATTATTATAAATAAAGAAGATAAAATAATAGCAACTATAGGACTGGAGCACTTTGTAGTGGTAAATACAGGGGATGCGCTGCTGATATGCCATAAGGACAAAACACAGGAAATAAAAAAAATGATGGACAAAATTAATAAATAA
- a CDS encoding DKNYY domain-containing protein — protein sequence MKKVIMLLLSLGLFSAGYSYSCSGSAFYDISRDYVTKKDGIYYEYSYKTTQNNNGKIELIPNVTESSKVEGADKATFEKINKFMAKDKKNLYYKNKAVGKSEGFQNLGAYYTYKPCTTSEDNYIIKNNDNVFINDKKINLDPKSAELIYLDSKQNNETGFTMMNLYAQDINGVYYYSEFTGAMVKILDKPLSENEYKFLENTGNSLYFISPYKVYLNGTEIKGADAKTFQIVSSSRIPLSRDKDSYYKDHTMITKAEYDKYRRSK from the coding sequence ATGAAAAAAGTAATAATGTTACTATTAAGTTTGGGGTTATTCAGTGCAGGTTATTCATACTCATGCTCAGGCTCTGCATTTTATGACATAAGCAGGGATTATGTTACGAAAAAGGACGGGATTTATTATGAGTACAGCTATAAAACCACACAGAACAATAACGGAAAAATAGAACTAATTCCAAATGTAACAGAAAGCAGTAAAGTAGAAGGTGCAGATAAGGCAACCTTTGAGAAAATAAATAAATTCATGGCAAAAGACAAGAAAAACCTGTATTATAAAAATAAGGCCGTAGGAAAAAGCGAAGGATTTCAGAATCTAGGCGCTTACTACACGTATAAGCCGTGTACTACTTCAGAAGATAACTATATAATAAAAAATAACGACAATGTTTTTATAAATGATAAAAAAATAAATCTTGATCCTAAGAGTGCAGAATTAATATATCTGGATTCAAAGCAGAATAATGAAACAGGTTTTACCATGATGAATCTATATGCACAGGACATTAACGGCGTGTATTATTATTCGGAATTCACAGGAGCAATGGTCAAAATACTTGATAAACCTCTTTCAGAAAATGAATATAAATTTTTGGAAAATACAGGAAATTCACTGTATTTTATCAGCCCTTACAAAGTATATCTAAACGGAACAGAGATAAAAGGTGCAGACGCAAAGACTTTTCAGATAGTAAGCAGCAGCAGGATACCTTTGTCAAGGGATAAGGACAGCTATTATAAAGATCATACAATGATTACCAAAGCTGAATATGATAAATACAGAAGATCAAAATAG
- the alr gene encoding alanine racemase, which yields MLNCVKINKENIIKNLKRIRSMTPLICVVKDDAYGLGIENILPVLYNEGERYYAVAFFEEAMEIRNIYKDVNIIILNYTEDEKLDEAVANKIELSVFSMLQLRRYTEILGEKISELGIHIKFNTGMNRLGFDIEETEELCNIIKSKKLQIKSVFSHISNSENIENTEKQLEKFEKILSLAKKHEVDYGFMHISASPALFKYDGKYNFDFSRVGMAVYGLEPLGTDVGLEKCISIESKIINIKNVRKGEYISYGENNRLEKDTLVGIIPMGYAQGIQMQIENKGAYALVNGKKAPVIGEVCMDMLLLDISGIENVNLLDRVVLVGKSGDEEITLRDISKWTSTIQDDIITKISKKIKRIVV from the coding sequence ATGCTGAATTGCGTAAAAATAAACAAAGAAAATATAATAAAAAATTTGAAAAGAATCAGGAGTATGACACCGCTGATATGTGTGGTAAAAGACGACGCCTACGGACTTGGAATAGAAAACATACTTCCTGTTTTATATAATGAAGGGGAACGGTATTATGCCGTTGCTTTTTTTGAGGAAGCAATGGAAATACGAAATATATATAAGGATGTTAATATAATTATCCTGAATTATACAGAAGATGAAAAGCTGGATGAAGCGGTGGCAAATAAAATAGAATTATCAGTTTTCAGCATGCTTCAGCTTCGCAGATACACAGAAATTCTGGGGGAAAAGATATCGGAACTCGGTATTCACATAAAATTCAACACAGGGATGAACAGACTTGGCTTTGATATAGAGGAAACAGAAGAACTCTGCAATATAATCAAAAGTAAAAAATTACAGATAAAATCAGTTTTTTCCCATATTTCAAATTCTGAAAACATTGAAAATACTGAAAAACAGCTTGAAAAATTTGAAAAGATACTAAGTCTGGCAAAAAAACATGAAGTCGATTATGGTTTCATGCATATTTCCGCAAGTCCTGCATTATTTAAGTATGACGGGAAGTATAACTTTGATTTTTCAAGAGTGGGAATGGCTGTATACGGTCTGGAGCCTCTGGGTACAGATGTCGGACTCGAAAAATGCATAAGCATCGAATCTAAAATAATAAATATAAAAAATGTAAGAAAAGGCGAATACATCTCTTACGGCGAGAATAACAGGCTGGAAAAGGACACTCTTGTGGGGATAATACCAATGGGATATGCACAGGGAATACAAATGCAGATAGAAAATAAAGGGGCTTATGCACTGGTAAACGGGAAAAAGGCTCCTGTAATAGGCGAAGTCTGCATGGATATGCTTTTGCTTGATATAAGCGGAATAGAGAATGTAAATCTCTTGGACAGGGTTGTTCTTGTGGGAAAATCAGGTGATGAAGAGATAACTCTCAGGGATATTTCAAAATGGACAAGTACAATTCAAGATGATATAATAACCAAGATAAGTAAAAAAATAAAAAGAATCGTTGTTTAA
- a CDS encoding alpha/beta fold hydrolase — MNIKVNGITLEYNKAGAGKPLILLHGNGEDHHIFDKITEKLKGNFTVYAVDSRNHGKSTVTEDYSYETMAEDTLAFIDALKLEEVYVAGFSDGAVISIFLALKHPAVIKKMALLGVNLKPSDFKKNCYEYVEKEYEKTKNPLFKLMLEEPNIELETLEKINIPSLIIAGEDDIFYKKTFTDIAKTMPDAELMILKGHNHDSYIADNDLLYPDLCSFFTK, encoded by the coding sequence ATGAATATAAAAGTAAACGGAATAACACTGGAGTATAACAAAGCGGGAGCCGGAAAGCCGCTTATACTGCTGCATGGAAATGGAGAGGATCATCATATCTTTGATAAAATCACTGAAAAATTAAAAGGTAATTTTACGGTGTATGCAGTAGACAGCAGGAATCACGGGAAAAGTACCGTAACCGAGGATTATTCTTATGAAACTATGGCAGAGGATACATTGGCATTTATAGATGCTTTGAAGCTGGAAGAGGTCTATGTGGCAGGGTTCAGCGACGGAGCCGTTATAAGTATTTTTCTGGCGTTAAAACATCCTGCTGTAATAAAGAAAATGGCTCTGCTTGGTGTAAATCTGAAGCCAAGTGATTTTAAGAAGAATTGCTATGAGTATGTGGAAAAAGAATATGAAAAAACAAAAAATCCCCTGTTTAAACTTATGCTTGAAGAGCCGAATATTGAATTGGAAACACTGGAGAAAATTAATATTCCATCTCTGATAATAGCAGGAGAAGATGATATATTTTACAAAAAAACATTTACAGATATAGCAAAAACAATGCCTGATGCAGAACTGATGATTTTGAAAGGGCATAATCATGACAGCTATATAGCAGATAATGACTTGTTATACCCTGATCTGTGTTCTTTTTTCACCAAATAA
- a CDS encoding TlpA disulfide reductase family protein encodes MKRFISLISVLILGVLLSVFAYSDNTPVSDTFSVDLQEGNTFPAFTLETLKGKKIISSKAFDKNKKTLIVTAAEWCPDCHEELPVLENFYRKNKNKYNFAVIFIERRSSEEKVKEYLEKEKFTFPVYYDYNSVFIDGTLINSVPTNIFLDKNGKITSVVVGTISDEKEFADALK; translated from the coding sequence ATGAAAAGATTCATAAGTTTAATATCTGTTTTAATTCTGGGAGTTCTTTTATCTGTTTTTGCATACAGCGACAATACTCCGGTTTCTGACACTTTCAGTGTTGATCTTCAGGAAGGAAATACATTTCCTGCTTTTACCCTTGAGACACTTAAAGGAAAGAAAATTATCAGCAGCAAAGCTTTTGACAAAAATAAGAAAACACTTATTGTTACCGCAGCTGAATGGTGTCCTGACTGTCATGAAGAACTTCCCGTACTGGAAAATTTTTATCGTAAAAATAAGAATAAATATAATTTTGCGGTAATTTTTATAGAAAGACGTTCTTCTGAGGAAAAAGTGAAAGAATATTTAGAAAAAGAAAAATTTACATTCCCGGTTTATTATGACTACAACAGCGTATTTATAGACGGAACACTTATCAATTCTGTTCCTACTAATATTTTCCTAGATAAAAACGGGAAAATCACAAGTGTTGTTGTGGGAACAATCAGTGACGAAAAAGAATTTGCAGATGCGCTAAAATAA